In Syngnathus scovelli strain Florida chromosome 11, RoL_Ssco_1.2, whole genome shotgun sequence, one DNA window encodes the following:
- the espl1 gene encoding separin yields the protein MKCLAVEDLINRTASLSGALLLCQELERLAKRVPLYGGTLCDRVIRACNHQFGLKTLEFDHISQLVTLVELAVHGYDVYSRNQSSPLYMEKIIFHVVNNLSSLQVHTLCSRIAALLYTRLTSKSQDEHYYVLARSCFSVLWNSLSATMDQKVLSPQDKLRCQFQALNFRLLLDTETSNLSKAPAYIASAIFEFAKSREALNEKDASFVLHEMHALFSRWSSSQDCKIDGSMPSIDTTSIYTLLEMVLVIIKMLCKAGYHNLASTFLNEMGVKVRKYADCRVEALELGKRAVEIHSMGTPAECSDKFLRACARTLRSLPSKLGEREAHSVLEGCQLVMWVVENCHKKGFSSPVLLAWFSFLEEHQDLIKKILESSILQSERSSLQQSLCISILKGFGFANKSLLESQLDDSETLARVLLYCQATAGHMMTEMCKLPDEDFVAQAVAEVSNLGCGLYNRRLYDQAFTLLELLCRDLSKNCPVSLSTARLNRPFMLAVQSSRRAGHLERALEWVILWLKVLGNKMALHMTEPISLWAKTKIDAARNSEEDIRLRTIRDGFGHEVPDERTMLCLLDEELRAYKEEAGDTSQERYNTLCDLLDICHEESAHNHLRAVYLCEMAQVVCFKDFSEQTDCAAVDFAHEALRLLEEEMETPENTNQLKDNKAQALLWIFICTLEKNLEEAIERDIKLRQMREQTPCVENPVGTNDFDYEDKQQNEKNILVYDGLKFSLSAQNKFCQPLERALTEWATLVRTPGLPSIRNPKQTSDSIAMTAALFQLMGKPLKALEAYQLAIELSRQLGDTQGCAYALCQSASLLLEMGSSELALIQTEEAEKMVTSDASTEESFILSLVIILLKSRCCYITGQVDRGVSYLCDVLKETNEQKRSKGWYMLRAQALQTCSSYFSLDTASLPPTQRSRISQHGFKSPDTALGESLKLLSGLLVTFVGKGLYGSPGNAADVRFINTGNNLMFKWRLLSELLNCSMKVIVMRTSYGAISDARLQCREALKLAIKLQALSQCAELLVVKAELELKQGETAESGFDLDKVKNLLEMYTDFSDPKSKLEVKIKPRKGRPSQKSRPFPVMEDDDLKDILSTRWTLKEPVVRDEGSSPPLKTKPRRWLSCLMHKPTCQCPCCSEPFLGRVTARWAAGQADMVLQLDPSEAENAFKLYWAALARCKTVTAKLEAKLTEFMPQQSPAKALLMHDVMGRAYLHMAVSGLEARQSKVCSIWKVLEAGLALVDSVHSPELRAVKAGLMVTKAIALLVTLSTKKECKLEELFSNVWTWKAPKQVKVLKLQQCSLKQPEGLPKSEKKKTKVKASQINFQFPSYTAKGKSLGPITPVIPMSPFPKTPVVKSKFSAKELSVFDFSTVACTPIKKGKAPASVQSAQKTAPKMEFQVFDQFLPTQDKVKPVPAAPRRTKKSRFKVEFSDDSDAEDNPREVADEKLSKKKNTARQATSKDKAASATKIQPTRQAKKKSCALPQSTSSEDETPACRASSTRRGRARKVSAKELAFEEEPEKMRAIEEETNEILDMSIEYLRTSDKEEKDSAASDTNFVEVLRRELCCDLEGNDLFTKKCGRQARGPQTPLPYPDLTPDNVSFEDIQVLLRSAWLALQHFPLPTIFPNLCALLALSTGQQDPGTTAMLHSQSLGITSRHRTIRHLASSLKRLKKTSGELADQMDSLSLNESSATTEQRLSQLEDIFSFPTSDASAFPQSHCQELIQQLQHLPSGVTVCVMSVVGVRSHEMGDSILLSRLEKGSAPVTVHIPTSTEPRSIRWLVQEMDSILVDQKALSSVSNKDQWWEGRRALNSRVECLLKDMEKLLGCWKSLLLPLSSDPKLSAKAQHLCKTLCAKGVTASEEMLKVLLSAVPRLSQKELKSFALGVCPEWDDNCEQFLQSAGLDFADKEEPCGHVVLILDKYLQKLPWESISTLKFRSMSRMPSLQSLIGLSIQKENDPQSILKHGVDPKNTFYILDPDGNLQNSKKEFQEWFSGEPDWDGVCGHAPETGQLEEAVAAKDLYIYLGHGAGARFLDSHAVLMRPMKAASLLLGCSSAALAVRGDQEGQGIILSYLIAGCPFVLGNLWDVTDRDIDRFTKALLKSWLSSESGSALLDYMGPSRQATYLQYLIGAAPVVYGLPIHMR from the exons ATGAAGTGTTTGGCCGTCGAAGACTTGATCAACCGGACAGCTTCGTTGAGCGGGGCACTGCTGTTATGTCAAGAGCTCGAG AGACTTGCCAAGCGTGTACCACTTTATGGTGGCACGCTATGTGATAGGGTCATCAGAGCCTGTAACCATCAATTTGGGCTTAAAACGCTGGAGTTTGATCACATAAGCCAATTGGTAACGCTTGTGGAGCTTGCCGTTCATGGCTATGATGTCTATTCTCGCAACCAAAGCAGTCCACTATACATGGAAAAGATCATTTTCCATGTAGTCAACAACCTAAGCTCTCTTCAAGTCCACACTCTCTGCAGCCGTATCGCTGCATTGCTATATACCAGGCTGACCTCAAAATCACAG GATGAGCACTATTATGTTCTTGCGCGGAGCTGCTTCTCCGTTTTGTGGAACAGTCTCTCTGCTACCATGGATCAGAAGGTCCTCAGTCCCCAAGACAAACTTCGTTGCCAGTTCCAAGCCCTCAACTTCCGTCTGTTATTGGACACAGAAACTTCTAATCTTTCTAAAGCTCCTGCATACATAGCGAGCGCCATCTTTGAATTTGCAAAAAGTCGTGAAGCACTCAATGAAAAGGATGCCTCATTTGTTCTCCACGAAATGCACGCTCTTTTCTCCAGATGGAGTAGTAGTCAAGATTGCAAGATCGATGGCTCTATGCCATCTATTGATACAACAAGCATTTACACACTTCTTGAAATGGTGCTTGTCATAATCAAGATGCTGTGTAAAGCTGGGTACCATAATTTGGCTTCCACCTTTCTGAATGAAATGGGGGTTAAGGTGCGGAAGTATGCTGACTGTCGCGTTGAAGCTCTGGAGCTCGGGAAACGGGCAGTTGAAATCCACTCTATGGGGACACCTGCTGAGTGTAGTGATAAGTTCTTGCGAGCGTGTGCCAGGACCTTGAGGTCTCTTCCATCGAAGTTGGGTGAACGTGAAGCTCATTCTGTCTTGGAAGGATGTCAACTGGTGATGTGGGTTGTGGAAAATTGCCATAAGAAGGGATTTAGTAGCCCTGTGCTGCTGGCTTGGTTTTCCTTTCTTGAGGAGCACCAAGACCTGATCAAGAAGATCTTGGAG agCTCAATATTACAAAGTGAGCGCAGCAGTCTGCAGCAGAGCCTCTGCATCAGTATTCTCAAAGGCTTTGGATTTGCCAATAAGAGCTTGTTAGAGTCCCAG CTGGATGACAGTGAGACTCTGGCCAGAGTGTTGCTCTACTGCCAAGCCACAGCTGGACACATGATGACTGAAATGTGCAAACTGCCAGATGAAGACTTTGTCGCCCAAGCAG TGGCTGAGGTGAGCAACTTAGGCTGTGGCTTGTATAATCGTCGTCTGTATGATCAGGCCTTCACGCTTCTTGAGCTCCTGTGTCGCGATCTGAGCAAGAACTGTCCTGTTTCGCTCTCTACTGCTCGG TTGAACCGACCCTTCATGCTAGCTGTGCAATCTTCCCGGCGAGCGGGGCACCTGGAACGAGCGCTGGAGTGGGTCATCCTGTGGCTGAAGGTCTTGGGGAATAAAATGGCTTTGCATATGACGGAGCCGATCTCTTTGTGGGCGAAAACCAAGATCGACGCCGCTCGGAACTCTGAAGAGGACATCCGACTCAG GACTATACGTGATGGTTTTGGTCACGAGGTTCCCGATGAAAGAACAATGCTTTGCCTTTTGGATGAGGAGTTGCGTGCTTATaaggaggaagcaggtgacacctCGCAGGAGCGCTACAACACTCTTTGCGATCTGCTGGACATCTGTCATGAGGAGAGCGCTCACAACCACCTGCGTGCTGTCTATCTCTGCGAAATGGCCCAGGTTGTTTGTTTTAAGGACTTCAGTGAACAGACTGATTG TGCGGCCGTTGATTTCGCTCATGAAGCTTTACGGCTCCTGGAAGAAGAAATGGAGACTCCTGAAAACACAAACCAACTGAAGGACAACAAGGCTCAAGCTTTGCTCTGGATTTTTATCTGCACTCTTGAGAAGAATCTCGAGGAG GCAATCGAAAGAGACATCAAGCTTCGGCAGATGCGTGAGCAGACTCCCTGTGTGGAAAATCCAGTAGGGACCAACGATTTTGATTATGAAGACAAGCAGCAGAATGAGAAGAACATTTTGGTATACGATGGTCTGAAATTCAGCCTGTCTGCTCAGAACA AGTTTTGCCAACCTTTGGAAAGAGCGCTGACTGAGTGGGCTACTCTTGTGCGGACACCAGGTTTGCCTTCCATCAGGAATCCTAAACAGACATCAGATTCTATTGCAATGACTGCAGCTCTCTTCCAACTCATGGGAAAG CCTCTTAAAGCTTTGGAAGCATATCAACTTGCTATTGAACTTTCCCGCCAACTTGGTGACACTCAAGGATGCGCATATGCCCTCTGTCAGTCGGCCAGCCTCCTCTTGGAAATGGGCTCCTCTGAACTGGCTTTG ATTCAAActgaagaagcagaaaaaaTGGTGACGAGTGATGCAAGCACAGAAGAATCCTTCATTCTCTCGCTGGTCATCATTTTGCTGAAATCTCGATGCTGTTACATTACTGGACAG GTGGATCGTGGGGTTTCTTATCTGTGTGACGTGCTTAAAGAGACCAATGAGCAGAAACGTTCCAAGGGCTGGTATATGTTGCGAGCTCAAGCACTCCAGACTTGCAGCTCCTATTTCAGTTTAGACACGGCTTCCCTGCCACCAACCCAGCGGAGCCGCATTTCACAACATG GTTTTAAAAGCCCAGATACTGCTTTGGGTGAAAGTCTGAAGCTTCTCAGCGGCCTGCTGGTCACTTTTGTGGGAAAAGGCTTGTATGGGAGTCCTGGAAATGCCGCCGACGTGCGCTTCATCAACACAG GAAATAATCTTATGTTTAAATGGCGGCTGCTATCGGAACTGTTGAACTGCTcaatgaaagtgattgtgatgagAACCAGCTACGGTGCCATCAGTGATGCTCGGCTGCAGTGTCGGGAAGCCCTGAAACTGGCCATCAAGTTGCAAGCACTGAGCCA ATGTGCTGAGCTGTTGGTGGTGAAAGCTGAGTTGGAACTAAAGCAAGGGGAGACAGCAGAAAGTGGATTTGATTTAGACAAAGTCAAGAACCTTCTGGAAATGTACACAG ATTTTTCAGATCCAAAGTCCAAGTTGGAGGTTAAAATCAAGCCAAGAAAAGGTCGGCCGTCGCAGAAATCTCGTCCATTTCCTGTGATGGAGGATGATGACCTGAAGGACATCCTGAGTACAAGGTGGACTCTCAAAGAGCCAGTTGTGAGGGATGAAGGTAGCTCGCCACCGCTCAAGACCAAACCACGTCGTTGGCTCTCCTGCTTGATGCACAAACCAACCTGCCAGTGCCCTTGCTGCTCGGAGCCCTTCCTAGGACGAGTCACCGCCCGCTGGGCTGCCGGACAGGCCGATATGGTTCTCCAGCTTGACCCTTCTGAAGCCGAAAATGCTTTTAAACTTTACTGGGCGGCATTGGCTCGTTGCAAGACAGTCACTGCCAAACTTGAGGCTAAATTGACTGAATTCATGCCACAGCAGAGCCCCGCAAAGGCCTTGCTTATGCATGATGTGATGGGCCGTGCGTACCTTCACATGGCTGTTTCTGGCCTTGAAGCCAGACAAAGTAAGGTTTGCAGCATATGGAAAGTACTGGAAGCTGGTTTAGCTTTGGTTGATTCTGTGCACTCCCCAGAACTCAGAGCTGTGAAAGCAGGTCTCATGGTAACCAAAGCCATTGCATTATTAGTTACCTTATCTACAAAAAAAGAATGCAAGCTGGAGGAACTTTTCTCAAATGTGTGGACGTGGAAGGCACCAAAACAAGTGAAAGTTTTGAAATTGCAGCAATGCTCACTCAAGCAGCCTGAAGGTTTACCGAAGtctgaaaaaaagaagacaaaggTCAAGGCCTCGCAGATAAATTTCCAATTCCCAAGCTACACAGCCAAAGGGAAAAGCCTGGGTCCCATCACTCCAGTTATTCCGATGAGTCCGTTTCCCAAGACCCCAGTCGTCAAGTCCAAGTTTTCTGCAAAGGAGCTTAGCGTTTTTGACTTCAGCACAGTGGCCTGTACTCCAATAAAGAAAGGTAAAGCACCGGCCTCAGTGCAGAGTGCGCAGAAAACTGCGCCCAAGATGGAGTTTCAGGTGTTTGATCAGTTCCTACCCACTCAAGACAAAGTTAAGCCCGTACCTGCTGCTCCAAGACGCACCAAGAAATCTCGATTCAAG GTGGAGTTTAGCGATGACAGTGACGCAGAGGATAACCCTCGGGAAGTAGCGGATGAAAAACtgtccaaaaagaaaaacaccgcAAGACAAGCTACATCTAAAGATAAAGCCGCCTCTGCTACGAAGATCCAACCGACAAGGCAGGCGAAGAAGAAGAGCTGCGCACTGCCTCAGAGCACCTCGTCCGAAGATGAAACTCCCGCGTGTCGAGCGTCCTCGACAAGACGTGGACGAGCCAGAAAGGTGTCTGCCAAGGAGTTGGCGTTCGAGGAGGAGCCAGAAAAAATGAGGGCCATTGAGGAGGAAACGAATGAAATTCTAGACATGAGCATTGAGTATTTAAGGACGTCGGACAAAGAGGAGAAAGACTCGGCTGCTTCAG ACACAAATTTTGTTGAGGTGTTGCGGAGGGAGTTGTGTTGCGATTTGGAGGGAAATGACTTGTTTACTAAGAAATGTGGACGTCAAGCAAGAGGTCCTCAAACCCCGCTTCCTTATCCGGACCTCACACCAG ACAATGTTTCATTTGAAGATATTCAGGTGTTACTCCGCTCAGCTTGGCTGGCTCTTCAGCACTTCCCCCTTCCCACCATATTTCCAAACCTGTGTGCCCTTCTGGCACTATCGACGGGGCAGCAGGATCCCGGAACTACAGCAATGCTTCATTCCCAGTCTTTGGGCATCACAAGCCGGCATCGCACCATCAGGCACCTCGCCAGCTCTCTTAA GAGGCTAAAAAAAACATCCGGCGAGCTAGCAGATCAAATGGACAGCTTAAGTCTCAACGAGTCGAGTGCCACGACGGAACAGAGGTTGTCTCAGTTGGAGGACATCTTTTCCTTTCCAACATCTGATGCTTCAGCCTTCCCTCAGAGCCACTGTCAAGAGTTGATTCAGCAACTCCAACACCTTCCTTCAG gcgtgactgtgtgtgtgatgtCAGTGGTTGGTGTCAGATCTCACGAAATGGGGGACAGCATCCTTCTGTCCCGTCTTGAAAAGGGCTCGGCTCCTGTGACTGTACACATTCCCACGTCCACGGAGCCG CGCTCTATTAGATGGCTGGTCCAGGAGATGGATAGTATTCTGGTGGATCAAAAGGCTCTGAGCAGTGTGTCGAACAAAGATCAGTGGTGGGAGGGCCGAAGGGCACTCAACTCTCGAGTTGAG tgTTTACTGAAAGACATGGAGAAATTGTTGGGCTGCTGGAAGAGCCTCCTTCTGCCTCTTTCATCGGATCCCAAGCTCTCCGCAAAGGCCCAGCACCTTTGCAAGACTTTGTGCGCCAAGGGAGTGACAGCCAGTGAAGAAATGTTAAAG GTTCTCCTTTCAGCAGTCCCTCGACTGTCCCAAAAAGAATTGAAAAGCTTTGCTCTTGGAGTTTGTCCCGAATGGGATGACAATTGTGAGCAGTTTCTCCAATCGGCTGGTTTGGATTTTGCTGACAAAGAGGAGCCTTGTGGTCACGTGGTTCTCATTCTGGACAAG TACCTTCAGAAGCTGCCCTGGGAAAGCATCTCCACTTTGAAGTTCCGTTCCATGAGCCGCATGCCATCTCTGCAGTCATTAATTGGACTGAGTATTCAGAAAGAA AATGACCCTCAGTCTATCTTGAAGCACGGTGTGGACCCAAAgaatacattttatattttggaccctgaTGGCAATTTACAAAACTCAAAGAAAGAATTTCAAGAGTGGTTCAGCGG TGAACCGGATTGGGATGGTGTGTGTGGACATGCTCCAGAAACGGGACAGCTGGAAGAAGCTGTTGCAGCTAAGGATCTATACAT TTATTTGGGCCATGGTGCAGGGGCACGTTTCCTTGACAGCCATGCGGTCCTGATGCGACCAATGAAAGCCGCCTCCCTACTGCTCGGCTGCAGCAGTGCTGCTCTGGCTGTGCGGGGGGATCAGGAGGGACAAGGAATCATCCTCAGTTATCTCATAGCAGGCTG CCCCTTTGTTTTGGGAAACCTGTGGGATGTAACTGATCGGGATATTGATCGCTTCACCAAAGCGCTGCTGAAATCCTGGTTATCATCAGAGTCCGGAAGTGCCTTGCTGGATTATATGGGCCCTTCACGCCAGGCCACTTACCTGCAATATCTCATAGGAGCCGCACCGGTGGTCTATGGTTTACCAATTCACATGCGGTAA